From Deltaproteobacteria bacterium, one genomic window encodes:
- a CDS encoding iron hydrogenase small subunit: MSPLRIFAFSVSEIVFHFFWPNAARNFASNSSPFSEVRCPLSRLKVTSFSPPSFFSKSLRRLSNLTSPEIRAARAKAIYSEDEGLSIGKSHENPYIAQIYREFLVDGPCSKKSYELLHTHYTNRGNAIV; this comes from the coding sequence ATGAGCCCCTTGCGGATCTTTGCCTTCTCAGTCTCAGAAATCGTCTTCCACTTCTTTTGGCCAAACGCCGCGCGCAACTTTGCCTCGAATTCGTCACCTTTCAGCGAAGTACGATGTCCTCTTTCTAGATTGAAGGTCACTTCTTTTTCGCCGCCGAGTTTCTTTTCAAAATCTTTGCGCAGACTGTCGAATTTAACTTCTCCTGAAATTCGGGCAGCACGCGCTAAAGCTATATATAGTGAAGACGAAGGCTTGAGCATTGGTAAATCGCACGAAAATCCCTACATTGCACAAATCTATCGTGAGTTTTTAGTCGATGGGCCGTGCAGCAAGAAGAGTTATGAGTTATTACATACTCATTATACTAACCGTGGTAATGCTATCGTTTAG
- the cas1 gene encoding type II CRISPR-associated endonuclease Cas1 codes for MKRTIEVSTKGMSLRVHDKCIEVRFNNDLCCRVHPEDLNLVVLGSNGVSVSAGALNALATAGVGMLSVDDKSQPNGLFLPFWSNSTHAERYRMLAATPEPVAKQLWAKIVAQKILNQSLVLSGEAEQRFLRRLSGEVKTGDATNLESQAAQYYWPRAFAKHIKEPFRRKPDGAPPNGLLNYGYAILRAAMARAICIAGMQPSLGIHHRNKYARFCLADDLMEPFRPYVDRIVLGLLADNKSEMDKEAKQRLLHVLSKDVFCGKEHFLLSYMIEKTASSFADCIAQKYKDKISAKQAASHLLLPRG; via the coding sequence ATGAAAAGAACCATCGAAGTTTCGACGAAAGGAATGTCACTACGAGTGCATGACAAGTGCATTGAAGTTCGCTTCAACAACGATCTGTGTTGTCGTGTTCACCCAGAAGACCTCAACCTTGTTGTTTTAGGCTCTAATGGTGTCTCTGTCTCTGCCGGCGCGCTCAATGCCTTGGCTACGGCGGGCGTCGGCATGTTGTCGGTAGACGACAAGTCGCAACCCAACGGTCTCTTTTTACCATTTTGGAGTAACTCTACACATGCTGAGCGCTACCGCATGCTGGCGGCTACGCCAGAGCCTGTTGCCAAACAACTGTGGGCCAAGATTGTGGCGCAGAAAATACTGAATCAATCTCTCGTGTTATCTGGTGAAGCCGAGCAACGTTTTTTGCGCAGACTGAGTGGGGAAGTAAAAACTGGTGATGCGACCAATCTTGAATCACAAGCTGCCCAATATTATTGGCCGAGAGCCTTTGCCAAACATATAAAAGAGCCGTTTCGTCGTAAACCCGATGGCGCGCCGCCCAATGGATTACTGAACTATGGATATGCGATACTGCGGGCAGCGATGGCACGCGCCATCTGTATTGCTGGTATGCAGCCTTCACTGGGCATTCATCATCGAAACAAGTATGCGAGATTTTGTTTGGCTGATGATTTGATGGAGCCCTTTCGACCCTATGTAGATCGTATCGTTCTCGGATTATTGGCAGACAACAAGAGTGAGATGGATAAAGAGGCCAAACAGCGACTGCTGCATGTGCTTTCAAAGGATGTGTTTTGTGGCAAAGAGCACTTTTTGCTGAGCTATATGATTGAGAAGACAGCGAGCTCGTTTGCTGATTGCATCGCCCAGAAATACAAAGACAAAATCAGCGCCAAACAGGCAGCTAGCCATTTGCTGTTGCCTCGTGGATGA
- the cas2 gene encoding CRISPR-associated endonuclease Cas2 yields the protein MWVLVMFDLPVKSKQQRKRATKFRQYLKQDGFNMLQFSVYSRPSPSEENAIVHCNRVKAEMPTDGQVRILRFTDKQYARMECFFSRKPKDHERIPEQIELF from the coding sequence ATGTGGGTTTTAGTGATGTTTGACCTGCCGGTAAAGAGCAAACAGCAGCGGAAACGCGCAACTAAATTTCGTCAGTACTTGAAACAGGATGGTTTTAATATGTTGCAATTTTCTGTATATTCTCGGCCAAGTCCGAGCGAAGAAAATGCTATTGTACACTGCAACCGAGTGAAAGCAGAGATGCCTACTGATGGTCAGGTACGAATTTTGCGATTTACAGACAAACAATACGCTCGCATGGAGTGCTTTTTCTCGCGAAAACCGAAAGATCATGAACGGATACCAGAGCAGATCGAGCTTTTTTGA